The Halomonas sp. KG2 genome contains a region encoding:
- a CDS encoding YaeQ family protein translates to MALSATPYKVDVNLTDLDRNVYETLRFTVARHPSETEDRMCARLIAYLLWYSEALAFGRGLSDVDEPALWEKSLDGRVLHWIEVGLPDAERLTWCSRRAERVSLLAYGRVDLWENKVLPAVASLKNVHVAGLPQEALATIAEGLPRSINWAVMISDGSLFITDENGQHEVTPQWLLRER, encoded by the coding sequence ATGGCGTTGAGTGCTACCCCTTACAAAGTTGATGTCAACCTGACCGACCTTGATCGCAATGTCTATGAGACACTGCGTTTTACCGTGGCTCGGCACCCTTCTGAAACCGAAGACCGGATGTGCGCACGTTTAATCGCCTACCTATTGTGGTACAGCGAAGCGCTCGCTTTTGGTCGTGGCCTTTCCGATGTGGACGAACCCGCCTTGTGGGAAAAAAGCTTGGATGGCCGCGTGCTGCATTGGATAGAAGTCGGTTTGCCAGATGCCGAGCGTCTTACTTGGTGTTCACGCCGTGCGGAGCGGGTGTCACTATTAGCTTATGGGCGAGTAGATCTTTGGGAAAATAAAGTGCTACCGGCGGTGGCATCGCTCAAGAATGTGCATGTAGCAGGGCTACCGCAAGAGGCACTTGCTACTATCGCAGAGGGTCTGCCACGGTCCATTAACTGGGCAGTCATGATCAGCGACGGCTCGCTGTTCATTACCGATGAAAATGGCCAGCATGAAGTAACTCCTCAGTGGCTTCTCCGTGAGCGTTAG